One region of Oryzias latipes chromosome 6, ASM223467v1 genomic DNA includes:
- the LOC101171574 gene encoding peroxisomal membrane protein 11A, which produces MDAVIKLTSQSQGRDRIFRATQYACALTVYLLRNNSERRDLVDKLKSLEKNMSAGRKLFRLGNAVNSIEAAKRSIQLSDRVLCLCLTAANINRTLYFICDNLVWARSVGLLRSIDKDRWNLNASRCYFYSLTMNLIRDVYVILQLMVQRRKDAHFKQKIERHLNESTETAEVIIPQLDAFVFVLLETLRSHPTVALDTVKNICDLFIPLDKLGIYKFNAGVVGFCGFISSLIGIATLAQPSLRIKP; this is translated from the exons ATGGACGCCGTGATAAAACTAACAAGCCAAAGCCAAGGAAGAGACCGCATATTCAG GGCAACCCAGTACGCATGCGCACTGACTGTGTATTTGCTTCGCAACAACTCTGAGAGAAGAGACTTGGTGGACAAACTTAAAAGTTTGGAGAAGAACATGAGCGCTGGTCGAAAAT tgtTCAGGCTGGGAAATGCAGTAAATTCCATTGAGGCTGCAAAGCGAAGCATCCAGCTCTCTGACAGAGTGCTGTGCCTGTGCCTCACTGCGGCCAACATCAACCGCACGCTCTACTTTATCTGTGACAACTTGGTCTGGGCCAGAAGCGTTGGTCTCCTCCGCAGCATCGACAAAGATCGCTGGAACCTAAACGCCTCTCGCTGCTATTTTTACTCGTTGACGATGAATCTGATCAGGGACGTGTATgtcatcctccagctgatggtCCAGAGAAGAAAAGACGCACACTTTAAACAGAAGATAGAGCGCCATCTGAATGAGAGCACAGAGACCGCTGAGGTTATCATTCCACAGCtggatgcttttgtttttgtgcttttggaaACTCTAAGATCACATCCCACGGTTGCCTTGGACACCGTGAAAAACATCTGTGATCTCTTCATTCCCTTAGACAAGCTAGGTATTTATAAGTTCAACGCGGGGGTGGTTGGATTTTGTGGCTTTATATCCTCCCTGATAGGGATCGCAACACTGGCGCAACCCAGTTTAAGGATCAAACCCTGA